CCGACCTCTTCGTGGACGACGACCGCGTCTTCGTGCGCACCACGCGCGGGCCTCGCCGCGTCCATGTCATCTACCGCCGCATCGATGACGCCTTCCTGGATCCGGAGATGTTCCGTCCGGACAGCATGCTCGGCGTGCGCGGGCTGATGCGCGCCTACGCCGCAGGCAACGTCGCCCTGGCCAACTCCCCGGGCAACGGCGTGGCGGACGACAAGGCCGTCTACGCCTTCGTGCCGGACATGATCCGCTTCTACCTCTCTGAGGAGCCCCTCTTGGAGCAGGTGCCCACCTACGTGTGCCTGCGCAAGGAGGACCGCGCATACGTGCTCGACCATCTGGAGGAACTGGTGGTGAAGACGGTGGACGAGGCGGGCGGCTACGGCATGCTCATGGGCCCTCAGTCCACGCGCGAGGCCCGCGAGGAGTTCCGCCAGCGCATCCTCGACGAGCCCCGTCGCTACGTGGCTCAGCCCCGCGTCGAGCTGTCCTCCTGCCCGACGTGGATCGCCGACAAGGAGAAGGTGGCGCCTCGCCGCGTGGATCTGCGGCCCTACATCCTCACCGGCCCACAGGGGCCCTGGGTGCTCCCGGGTGGCCTGAGTCGCGTGGCCCTGCGGGAGGGCTCGTACGTGGTGAACTCCAGCCAGGGTGGTGGCTCGAAGGACACCTGGGTGCAGCGGGAGGCCGTATGATCGCGCGAGTGGCGGAGCACTGCTTCTGGCTCGGGCGCTACCTGGAGCGCGCCGAGAGCACGGCCCGGGTGCTCCAGGTGACGGGCACGCTGGCGCTGGACGCGGGGCTGTCTCCGGAGCAGGTCTGGAGCCCCGTGGTGGTCGTCTTCGGCGAGCGCGAGCGCTTCGATGCGCTCCACGGCACCGTGGCCGAGAGCGACGGCGAGCAGGTGCAGCAGTACATGGTGTGGGAGCAGAAGAACCCCTCCAGCCTGATCGAGGTGCTGAGCTGGGCTCGCGAGAACGCGCGCGCCATCCGCGAGGTGGTGAGCCTCGAGTGCTGGGAGGTCCTCAACGAGCTGTACCTGTGGCTGCACAGCGAGGAGGCCCGGAGGGAGTTCAAGGAGCACCGCTACGGCTTCTACCGCCACGTGCGCCGCATGGCGCAGCTGTGCCTGGGTCTGTTCCGCAACACCATGCTCCACGACGCGCCGCTGGACTTCATCACGCTGGGCGTGCTCCTGGAGCGCGTGGGGCAGACGGCCCGCGTGCTGGACGTGCACCACCATGCCTTCAAGCAACTGCCGGATGGCCACCAGGTGGTGGAGACGAGCCTCTGGCTGTCGTTGCTGCGCGCCTGCTCGGGCTTCGAGGCCTTCATGAAGCGCAACCAGGGCAAGGTGACGGGCGACGCTGTGGCCTCCTTCCTCCTCTTCGAGCAGGAGTTCCCGCGCTCCATCCGCTACTGCCTGAAGTCCGCGACGCGCTACCTGGAGGAGTTCCACCCGCCCGGAACGAGGGGCCTGCCCGGAGCGGAGACGGTGGCGCTGAGCAAGCAGTTGCTCGCGAGGCTGAGACCGGATGCTCTCGCGGATCCGAACATCACCATCCACAGCTTGCTCACCCACGTGGTGGATTCCACCGCCGCGCTCTGCCAGTCCCTGGCCGCCGAGTTCTTCGGCACGCCCAAGACCCTGGGTTCCCAGGTTCAGGCCCAGTAAAGTTCCGCGTCCCCATGCCCAACCTGCTTGCCACTTCTTTCGAGGGGACGCTCGCCCCCAGCCTGGACCTTCGCTGTCTCGCTCCCGGGAACAAGCTCCCGGACGGGTGGGGCTTGGGCTATTACCCGGGCAGTGAGCCCTCGGCGCAGGTGCTCAAGGAGCACGCCCCACCGCCGGGCGGCAGCATCCACAGCGAGCTCGTCAAGGCCTGGGGACACCTGGAGTCTCCGCTCTTTCTCCTGCACATCCGCAACGCCAAGTGGGGCGCCATCAGCGACGCCAACACCCAGCCCTTCTGCCGCAGCTACGGCGGCCGGGACTGGATGTTCGGCCACAGCGGCAGCCTCCGCCGTGCCCTGCCGCCTCCGCCCGAAATCCACCTCGCGCCCGTGGGCTCCACCGACTCGGAGCTCGTCTTCTGCCGGCTGCTCAGCTGGGTCCAGGCGGCGGGCTGGCAGCGGCTCGGGGAGGTGGATCTGGAGCGGCTGCGCGATTGGCTGGAGGAGATCAACTCCTTCGGTCCGCTCACCCTGTTCTTCACGGACGGGCAGGACCTGTGCGTCTACGCGGACGCGCAGAGCGCCACGGGCGCGTGGCTGTGGCGCGTGAAGCCGCCGTACGACCGGCTCGCGCTGGGCGATGATGACGTGGAGATGGACCTGACCAAGCGCGGCGCCAAGGGCCACAAGGGCGTCATCATCTGCACGGACCCCATCGAGTCGCGCACGGGCATGAAGGCCGACTGGACGCCCGTGCCTCCCGGGGCCCTGGTGGTGGTGCGGCAGGGTGCCGTGCGCGCCGAGGTGCTGCCTCCGAACGTGCCGCGCGGGGCCGGCCAGGACGCTGTGGCCGCCGAGCTGGAGGCCCGCGCCCGTCTGCGCCGCCCCAACGTGGCCAAGTCCCGGGTGATGGATGTGCATCACCGCACCGTCTACCGCTACAACCGGGCCGTGGAGCGCAGCACCCATATCCTCCGGATGACGCCCGCGCAGGATCGGCTCCAGTCCGTGCTCTCGCACGAGCTGACCATGTCCGCGGGCACCCTCCGCGAGGAGTACGAGGACGTGTTTGGCAACCGGGTGCGGCGTGCGCACGTGGAGACGCCCTACACGGAGCTCGTCATCGAAGCACGCTCCCGCGTGGAGCTGAAGGACACGGATCCGCTGGGCTCTCACACGCCGCACATCCGCACCACGTTCCCGTTGCTGTGGATGCCGTGGCAGCAGGTGATGTTGCAGCCGTTCCTTCAGCCCCCGGCGCTGCCGGACACGGAGCTCGAGGAGCTGCTCGAGTACGCGATGAGCTTCGCGCGGCGCAACGACTTCGACCTGCTCGACACGCTGCTGGACCTCAACTTCACCCTCTTCAAGGAGTACCGCTACGCGCAGGGGGTGACGACGGTGCACACCACGCCGTTCCAGGTGTACGCGGCGCGGCACGGGGTGTGCCAGGACTTCACCAACCTCTTCGTCTGCCTGGCGCGTCTGCTCGGAGTGCCCGCGCGCTACACCTGCGGTTACATCTACACGGGCCCCAAGCACGCGAACACGCAGCAGGCCGAGGCTTCGCACGCTTGGGTCCAGGCGTACCTCCCAGAGCGCGGGTGGAAGGGGTTCGATCCCACCAACGGCGTGATCACTCAGACGGATCACGTGCGGCTGGCGGTGGGGCGCTCGTACTCGGACGCGGCGCCCACCTCGGGCACCATCTACGTGGGAGGAGGGATGGAGCGGCTCGAGGCCCTCGTGCGCTGCGAGCCTGTGGAGGAGCCGAGCCGCTGAGCACGGCCCAGCGCGGCCCCAGGGCGCGCTCCGCCAGCGGTAGCCTGCGGGGAGACGAGGCGCGCATGGACTTCCTGCGCAAGGGGAGCCACGGCCACACTGGAACTGCCCTGGCGTAGCGGATCTTCCATGGTCCTCGGCGCGGGTGGCGCTAGAACAGGGGGGACCATGCTCGACTTCCTGCTGCGGCTCTCCGAGATGAACCCGGCGGTTCGGATGGAGCGCATCCGCCGGGAGGAGCTCACCGAGGCCACGCTGCGGGAACTGCACGCGTTGGCCACCCGGCTGATGGCCGAGGACCTGGAGCACTTCCGCGTGCACGCTCAGGCAAACGAGGTGGTCCACGTCTTCCGCCGCGTGGACACCGGGGGCATCGTCGGCTTCCAGTTCTGGAGGACGGCGCCCATGGCGTTGCCTCGGAGCCGCATCATCCTGGGAGGCAAGCTGCGGATCCTTCCCGAGTTCCGCCGCCGGGGCCTGCACCTGCTCGCGGGGCTGTCGTTCTTCCTGGAGAACCAGCTTCGCCACCCGAGGACGCGCTTCTACCGGCTGTCCATTCCGAGCATCTTCGGCTTCGTGTCCATCACCGAGGCGCTCGCGGAGTATCAGATGGTCGACCCGAAAGCGTCCGGGAGGGAGGAGGCGGCGGTGCGCGACGCCTTCCGGGTCCTGGCCGAAGAGAGTCACTTCCGGGTGGATCCCGAGACGGGCTTGTTCTTCGTGAACATCTACATGACGCCCGAGACGCTGGGCCGCTATCCCCCCGCCTTCTTCGAGAAGCCTGCGGCCCGGCGTTATGCCTCGGTCAACCCGGAGTTCCGTACGAACGGCTCATACGTGGGGATGTGGTTCCGCTTCACCCCGGCGAACCTGCTCTCGCTGACGCGGGCAATTACCCGCAGGCTCTTGGGGACTGAGGCCACCGGCTGATCAGACTTCTTCTTCCGTCGTGGGCGGAGGAGGGGCAAGGCGCGCGAGGGCCTCGCGCAGGCGCTCGGGAATGGCCATGGCCTTGCGCGACGCTCGGTCCACGAAGACGTGCACGAAGTGCCCGTGGGCGGCGGCTTGCTCCTCGCCCTCCTTGAAGATGGCGATCCCGTATGTCACCGAGCGGTTGCCCAGCTTGTCCACGCGCAGACCTGCTCGGAGGCGATCCGGATACGCGAGCGGGGCGTGGTAGGAGCACCGGGACTCCACCACCAGGCCGATGACGGGGCTGCTGTGGATGTCGAGGCCCCCTTCGTGGATGAGGTAGTGGTTCGCCACCGTGTCGAAGTAGCTGTAATAGGTGACGTTGTTGATGTGGCCGTAGACGTCGTTGTCCATCCAGCGAGTGGTGATGGGCAGGAAGTAGCGGTAGCGGTCAGCAGTCTCGGCTTCGGACACGGCGGAGGCCTCGGAAGGGGTTACCAGTAGCGCAGCGCCTGGCGGAACAGCTCGGTGAGCACGGGGCGGCTCATCTCCCGGGGCGCGTTCTGCAGGAGCCGCTGCTGCGGGTAGGCGCCCTCGGTGAGGGGAATGAGGTCCGCCTCGGTGTAGCCGACGCCACCCAGGCCGTTGGGCATGCCTACCGTGCGCATGATCTGGATCAGCTTCCTCGCGAGTACCTCACCGGCATCCGCGGGCGCCGCACCTCGCACGTCCGCGCCGAGCCACTCTGCGGCCTCCAGGTGCCGCTCGGGGCTCACCTCGGCGGTGTAGCGGAACACGGCCGGGGCGTTCACGATGACGGACATGCCGTGCGGCACCAGGGGCTCGCCTTGTGGGTAGCCCGAGGGGTGGAAGTCTCGAACCAGCCCGGCCACCGCGTAGGCCATGCCGTGCGGCGCGTGCACTCCGGCGTTCCCGAACGCGATGCCCGCCAGCGTGGCGGCCCACATCAGCTGCTCTCGGGCCTCGTGGTCCTGTGCGTCCGCCACTCCGCGCTCCAGGTACAGGCCCATCAGGCGCAGCGCCTCGCGGCAGCCCAGGTCGCTCCACGGGTTGGCGCCCTGGCTCATGGGGCGCAGGCTCGGGCGAGCAGGGGCAGGGCGGCGCACATACGGGCGGGCCGTATAGGACTCCAGCGCGTGGGACAGCACGTCGAGCCCACTGGCGGCGACCACCTCGCTCGGGAGGGTGGCTGTGCAGTCCGGGTCGATGAGGGCCTCGGTGGGACGCAGCGCCAGAGCGGCGATGCCCGTCTTCGCCTTCAGGGAGAGCAGGTCGAAGATGGTGATGCCTGTCACCTCGCTGCCCGTGCCCGAGGTGGTGGGGCAGGCGATGTGCGGCTTGAGCGGGCCGGGCACCGCACGCCCCTGGCCTACGGGCACGTTCACGTAGGCGAGGAAGTCCGCCGGGTATGTGGCGTAGAGGTTGGCGCCCTTGCACGTGTCGATGACTGAACCGCCACCCAGCGAGATGTAGCCGTCTGGCCGGGCCTCCGAGGCAAACCGCGCCGCCTCCAGGAAGGACTGATCCGTAGGCTCCACGTGCACGTCCGTGTAGACGGCCACGTCCAGCCCGGCGGCGCTCAGGGACTGACGCACCTTTTGGAAGTGCTCGAGCCGCGCCATGCGCTCGTCAGAGAACAGGGCCACGCGCTTCATCCCGAGCGCCTTGGCGCGATCACCCACCTCGGCCAGGCAGCCTCGACCAAAGGTGATGCGCGAGGTATCAACCGTGAAGGCGCTGTCGCAGCCTTCGCCTACGAGGTGGTAGTGGCGGCAGAGCACCGAATCCCTCCGGAGGGGTTCGGGTGCACTGTAGCGTCCAGGGACGGAAGAGGGTTCAGCTCTTCTTGGTGGGGTCGGTGTACTCGGCGTCCGTGGTGCCGCGCCGCGCGCCCGGGGGCAGGGGCTTCGCGTCCACGAAGTCCTCACCCTTGGAGGCCTTCTTGAACGAGTAGACGAACTTGCCCACGGCGTTGCCCAGCTGGCCCATCCGCGAGGCGGAGAAGACCACCACCAGGATGAAGCCGATGACAATCATTTCGCCGAGGCCCAGCCCACACATGGGCGCCACAGTGCAGCAAACCCCTCGGCGAGGCAAGCCACCTGTCTCCTGAGAAGGCCGGGCCGTACTTCTCCCGCCTTCTTGGGCCTGCTCTGGCGCAGACTGTCCCCATGCTCCTGCTCGCCCACCGAGGGGCCAGTGCTGACGCCCCCGAAAACACCCTGGAGGCCTTCTCCGAGGCCGTGCGCCAGGGCGCTGACGGCGTGGAGCTGGATGCGCAGGTGTGCGGCTCGGGCGAGGTGGTGGTCTGTCACGATGAGCGGCTGGACCGGCTCGCCGGCCTGCCCTGGCAGGTGGGCACCACCGCTTGGTGGAAGCTCCAGCGGGCAGACGTGGGCACGTCCTTGGGCTTCCGCCCCGCACGCATTCCCCTGCTGGAGGAGGTGCTGGACGCGCTGCCCTCGCACTTCCTCGTGAACATCGAGCTGAAGTGCGCCCAGGTCCGGGATGGGGGGCTGTCGCGCCGCGTGGCGGAGCTCGTCACCCAGAAGGGGCTGAGCGAGCGGGTGGTGATCTCCAGCTTCAACTCGATGTGCTTGTTCCGGGTCGCCGCCGTCGCACCCTCTCTGCGGCGCGGGCTGCTCATCCACCCGGACAGGCCCTGGGCGCCCCAGGCTCACCTGCTGAGCCCGCTGGTGTCCTCGCACTCGGTGCACCCGCACCACAGTGCGTGCACGCCGGAGCGCATGGAGGAGTGGCTCAACGCAGGCCTACGCGTAGCCGCATGGACCGTGGACGCGCCCGAGCGGGCGCGGGAGCTGGAGGCGCTGGGCGTCTCCTACCTCATCACCAACCGCCCCGGAGCCTTGCGAGAGGCCCTGCGGAGCGGCCGACAGGACCCTGATTAGAAGTCGAGGCCCAACGAGGTGTTGAAGGTGACCACCGTGGGCAGGCCACGTGTCTGCTCCGAGCCGTCCGTTACGGGCACGTTGCCCAGGCGGGTGAAGGAGATCTCCGCGCCCAGCTGCAGCACGCCGCCGACGAAGCGCGCGCCGCCGTAGATGCGCTGGGTCATGTTCTCGTGGAAGTGCAGGCGCCCGTAGGAGCCCGTGTTCTGGAGCGCAGCCACCGGATCCAGCGTGGTGCTGGGGGCGCGGTCCGGCTGGAAGTCGAGGGTGGCCGACTGGGCGCTGACGACGGAGAAGTCCAGGCCTCCATAAGGCGTCAACGTCACCATGCCGCCCAGCGGGAGCCGCTTGCCGATGCCCACATCGAAGCCCATGGCGGTGAGGCTCAGATCCTGGGCGCCCATCAGCTTGGTGATGTGGCCGCGCACGCCCAGGTCCGGTAGGTATTTGAGGAAGCCCTCGATGATTCCTCCTTCGTGAAGGGCGACCTTCACTTCGCCGGTCGCGGCGATCATGCGGCTCCGCTCGATCCAGGCCACGCGCCCGCCCAGCTCCGTGGAGAAGGGCAGGCCTTTGCGGACGTGCAGGGCGGGCACCAGCATCGTGCCGGGCTGTGCCTCCTCCATCGGGATGGTGACACCGCTGTCCTCGCCCTCAGCCCGCGCCTTCGGCAGGTTCACCACGGACAGCTCCGCGTTGACGTTGAAGCCCGCGTGGCCCAGCGACTCCGGCGGCATCAGGTTCGCGGACATCAGGCTCGCAGCCATAGATCGCGCGAAGGCCTGGAAGTCCGAGTTCGCCGTGGCGCTGGCGTTGGCGCCCCCTGCGTTCGGGTTGCCCAGGCTCACAAGCCGCAGGTCATTCTTGTCCGCGTGCGCGGCGGCCCCCGACAGGAGCGTCACTAGGGCCATCCACCGACTGAACGCGTGCATCCTCAAACCGCCTCCCAGGGCTCCCGCCGGCAACGGGGGCCACTCTCGGCGGACGCTAACGTGCCGCCGCCAAGAGCGTCAATAAAACGGGCGGCCCCGCCAGAGGCCGAAGCCTCCGGGGAGCCGCCCGGGAAATGCACCGTGTGTGCTCGCGGCCTACGGCGTCTTCTGCTGCGGGCCCGTGCTGGAGCCCACCAGCTTCTGCGCCACCTCGGCCGGCCGGCGGCGGATCACCAGCGTCTTGCGGCTGGCGAAGTCCGCATCCTCGCGCGCCACCACGAGGACATTGTTGTTGCCCTCCTTGAGCGCGAACTCCGTGGAGAACTTCAGCTTGCGCGGCTCTTCACCCTTGGGATCCACCGCCTTGAAGTAGACCTTCTGGTCGTTCACCAGCACGTACACGTCCAGGATGCCGTCCGGATCCGTCACCGTGCCGGACAGCGAGTACCGGTCGCCAGTGGCCATCACGCCGCCGTGGCTGGTGTCCACATCCAGGTGGATGCCCGGAGGAGCCATGCGCGTCAGCCACTCCACCTTCTTGGGCAGCACCGCCTTGGCGGCCTTCTGCTCCTTGGCGTCCGAGCTGCGCACGAAGGCGAAGCGATCCTCACCCACGGTCACCTTGTAGAAGCCCTTGCCCACAGCCACCACGGGCAGCACCGAGGCGCTCGACACCCGACCCACCGGCTTGGCGTCCGGCAGCGGCGAGCTGAGCAGCTCCGTCTTCTCGCTCAGCTTCACCATGGACTTGGTGGGCTCCAGCGTCAGGGCCGCCGTGTCGCGCACGGGAAGCTCCAGCTTCTCGGTGACGAACTCCTCCAGCGGCTCGTCGATGATGGCCAGCTTCAGCGGGAAGGTGTCGCCCTTGTAGCCCTTCTTCACCTCCAGCAGGAACCGCGCCGTCTTCGTCTCGCCCGGGGCCAGCTCCTCGAGGCTGAAGCGGCCCTTCTTGATGAAGACGTTCGGGTCGCCCGCGTTCTTGATGGTGGCGAACGAGTTCATGGCCACGCCGTTGCCCACGTTCGTCACGTCCAGCGCCACGGTGATGTCCTCGCCGAACTGGGCCACGCCGTCGCCGTTGCACGTGGCGCAGTCATCCAGCACCTGCCAGTTGAAGGCGAAGGACGGCCGCGGCAGCTCCAGGAAACCCAGCTCACTCACCAGCGTCTTGGGCAGCAGGCCGTTGTCGTCCATGAACTTCACCGTCACGTCATCCCGGCGCGAAGTCATGTCCTTGGGCAGCTTCACCTGCACCTTCCACGTCTTCTTCTCGCCCGGGGCGAGGGAGCCGAACACGAACTCGCGGCGGTCCAGGAAGGCGTTGTCGCTCTCCGTCCAGGCGCGCACGCGCTTGAGCGGCTCGGTGCCCTTGTTCTCGGCCGTCACCACCATGTCCAGCGCCTCACCGGCCTTCACCGGCTGATCCGACGGCGGAGAGAAGGTGGCCTCCAGCTGCACGTTCTTCGGGGTGGGGCCCGGGCTCCAGTCCACGCCCAGCGCGGCGATGGCGGAGTTGATGCGCTGCTCCTCCTCCGCACGCTTCTGGTCGATGAAGGCCTTGCCCTGCTTCAGCTGCTCCATGCGGTTGCTGGAGGTGGCCTTGAGCACGTAGTCCCGGGCGAAGGAGACCTCGAAGTCCTCCTTGATTTCGTCCTGGCTCTCCGCGTCCAGCTGGTCGTCGAGGTCCTCGCTCTGGCCGCCCACCTCCGTGTCCAGCAGCGGGTCCTTGCCACCGGCCTTGCCCTTGGCGTCCTTGGCATCCTTCTGCGCCGTCTTCGGAGCCTTCTCGGCCTCCTCCTTCTCCTTCTTGGCGGTGGCCTGGGCCTGCACCTTCTCGTCCACCTTCAGGTACTTGAGGCTGTCGATGGGCTTCTCGCGATCCAGCACGTCCTCGCGCTTCTTGGCCACCTTGTCCGAGTCCGGGTTGCCGAAGTGCTGGTCCAGATCCGCCTCGCCAATGGAGCGGCGGGGCGCGAACACGATCACGCTCTCATCCGTGACCTTCGTGGGCACCAGCTGGATGTCCGGGATGATGCCCACCTCCTGGATGGAGACGTCGCCCGGCGTCAGGTACTTAGCGATGGTCAGCTTCAGCGCGCTGTCGTCCGGGAAGTCATAGAGCACCTGCACGCTGCCCTTGCCGAACGTCTGCCGGCCGATGATGACCGCCCGGTTGAGGTTCTTCATCGCGCCAGCGACGATCTCCGAGGCCGAGGCGCTGCCCGAGTTCACCAGCACGGCGATGGGGTAGGCGTCTTCGCCCTCCTGCGGACGGGCGCGCTTCTCCTCGCGCAGCTTGTCGGACAGGCCCACCGTGGCCACCAACACGCCGCTGGAGATGAAGGTGTCGGACACCTGGATGGCCTGCTCCAGCAGACCGCCCGGGTTGCCGCGCAAATCCAAGACCAGGCCCTTCATGGTGCCGCCCTTGGCCTCGGCGTTCTTGCGGATGTCCGCCAGCGCGGCCTCCAAGTCACGCGTGGTGTTGCCCTGGAAGTTCTTGAGGCGGACGTAGCCCACGTTGCCGGCCAGCAGCTTGTGCTGGACGCTCTCGATCGAGATCATCGCGCGGGCCAGCGTCATCACGCGGGGCTTGTCCCAGCCCTTGCGCTCCACGGTGATGGTGATCTTGCTGTCCACCGGGCCGCGCAGCTTGGACACGGCCTCGTTCAGGTCCATGTTGACCGTGGACTCCTCGCCAATCTTCTTGATCTGGTCGTCCTTCTGGATGCCCGCGCGGTGCGCCGGCGTCTTCGGCAGCACGCGGACCACCGTGAGGTTGCCCTCGCGCATCTGGATGACGAAGCCCAGGCCGCCGAACTCACCCTTGGTGGACAGCTTCATCTCCCGGTACAGCTCTGGGCGCAGCAGCACCGAGTGCGGATCCAGCGTGGAGAGCATGCCGTTGATGGCGGCGTACTCGATGTCGCGGGTGTCCTCGATGGGACGCATGTTCTTCGAGATGAAGTCGAAGACGTCCTTGAGGGTGAAGGACATCTTCCACGGCGAGTCCACGTGGCTGATGTCGAAGTCCTTCGTCTTGCCGTTGACGTTGAGGCTGAGCTTGCCCGTCTCGGCGTTGCCCTCGACGAGCACGTCCGGGACGCTCTTCTCCACGTACTCCAGCGCGGCGATCATCATCTCCTTGGGCTTCACGCGCTTGGGGTCGACGTAGTTGTCCTTCACGTAGAGGATGACCTTCGTGAAGACGCGCAGGGAGGACAGGTCGTGCTGGGCCTTCTCGCCCTTGGGCTGAGAGAGCGAGCCATCCCACCCCTGGCTGGCCTGCGCGGCCCCCATGGTGAGCGGAATGGGGGCCCGGTCACTGCCCACGAGGGCCCAGGCCCCGAGCAAGACAGCGACAGCGATGATCCGGCGAAGCATTCGCGGCATGTGGTTCATCCAAGCTGGGGCGTCTGCCACCCCGGGGTGATGCGTGAAGAAAAGGCCAATGAATTCCAGCTGTTGTCGAGGGCGATAAGCACAGAAGGCAGCCGGGCAAGCCTAATCATGGACTCTGGGTGCTTCAAGGCGTCCGCTCCTCGGTATCGAACAGGAACGTTCCTGGGAGGCACTGCGTTCCCGGGCGCTCCTGGGCGAAGGGTCCTCTTCCGAGCGGAGACACCCGGGCCGCTCCTTTATTTCACGGCGCAGTGCGTGGAGCGGCAGGAGGTGGGGGGAGCTGCCCGGACGCCCGGAGCCCTCGATAGAGGAGGGTGCCCGCGACGACGGCGACCGGGAGGAAAAAGGTGTTGAGGATCGGAATCCACAGGAGCAGGTAGACGCCCGCTCCGAGCCCCAAGGTGAGGGCCCGGCGCTCGCGCAGCATCCGCCGCACCTCGGAGAAGGGGTAGAGGTGGCGCGTCATGGGGGCGGCCAGGTGTTCGCCCGCCATCCAGATCATGCTCCACAGACTGCCC
Above is a genomic segment from Hyalangium minutum containing:
- a CDS encoding alpha-E domain-containing protein, translating into MIARVAEHCFWLGRYLERAESTARVLQVTGTLALDAGLSPEQVWSPVVVVFGERERFDALHGTVAESDGEQVQQYMVWEQKNPSSLIEVLSWARENARAIREVVSLECWEVLNELYLWLHSEEARREFKEHRYGFYRHVRRMAQLCLGLFRNTMLHDAPLDFITLGVLLERVGQTARVLDVHHHAFKQLPDGHQVVETSLWLSLLRACSGFEAFMKRNQGKVTGDAVASFLLFEQEFPRSIRYCLKSATRYLEEFHPPGTRGLPGAETVALSKQLLARLRPDALADPNITIHSLLTHVVDSTAALCQSLAAEFFGTPKTLGSQVQAQ
- a CDS encoding hydroxyacid-oxoacid transhydrogenase, translating into MLCRHYHLVGEGCDSAFTVDTSRITFGRGCLAEVGDRAKALGMKRVALFSDERMARLEHFQKVRQSLSAAGLDVAVYTDVHVEPTDQSFLEAARFASEARPDGYISLGGGSVIDTCKGANLYATYPADFLAYVNVPVGQGRAVPGPLKPHIACPTTSGTGSEVTGITIFDLLSLKAKTGIAALALRPTEALIDPDCTATLPSEVVAASGLDVLSHALESYTARPYVRRPAPARPSLRPMSQGANPWSDLGCREALRLMGLYLERGVADAQDHEAREQLMWAATLAGIAFGNAGVHAPHGMAYAVAGLVRDFHPSGYPQGEPLVPHGMSVIVNAPAVFRYTAEVSPERHLEAAEWLGADVRGAAPADAGEVLARKLIQIMRTVGMPNGLGGVGYTEADLIPLTEGAYPQQRLLQNAPREMSRPVLTELFRQALRYW
- a CDS encoding acyl-CoA thioesterase, which produces MSEAETADRYRYFLPITTRWMDNDVYGHINNVTYYSYFDTVANHYLIHEGGLDIHSSPVIGLVVESRCSYHAPLAYPDRLRAGLRVDKLGNRSVTYGIAIFKEGEEQAAAHGHFVHVFVDRASRKAMAIPERLREALARLAPPPPTTEEEV
- a CDS encoding MXAN_5808 family serine peptidase, translating into MNHMPRMLRRIIAVAVLLGAWALVGSDRAPIPLTMGAAQASQGWDGSLSQPKGEKAQHDLSSLRVFTKVILYVKDNYVDPKRVKPKEMMIAALEYVEKSVPDVLVEGNAETGKLSLNVNGKTKDFDISHVDSPWKMSFTLKDVFDFISKNMRPIEDTRDIEYAAINGMLSTLDPHSVLLRPELYREMKLSTKGEFGGLGFVIQMREGNLTVVRVLPKTPAHRAGIQKDDQIKKIGEESTVNMDLNEAVSKLRGPVDSKITITVERKGWDKPRVMTLARAMISIESVQHKLLAGNVGYVRLKNFQGNTTRDLEAALADIRKNAEAKGGTMKGLVLDLRGNPGGLLEQAIQVSDTFISSGVLVATVGLSDKLREEKRARPQEGEDAYPIAVLVNSGSASASEIVAGAMKNLNRAVIIGRQTFGKGSVQVLYDFPDDSALKLTIAKYLTPGDVSIQEVGIIPDIQLVPTKVTDESVIVFAPRRSIGEADLDQHFGNPDSDKVAKKREDVLDREKPIDSLKYLKVDEKVQAQATAKKEKEEAEKAPKTAQKDAKDAKGKAGGKDPLLDTEVGGQSEDLDDQLDAESQDEIKEDFEVSFARDYVLKATSSNRMEQLKQGKAFIDQKRAEEEQRINSAIAALGVDWSPGPTPKNVQLEATFSPPSDQPVKAGEALDMVVTAENKGTEPLKRVRAWTESDNAFLDRREFVFGSLAPGEKKTWKVQVKLPKDMTSRRDDVTVKFMDDNGLLPKTLVSELGFLELPRPSFAFNWQVLDDCATCNGDGVAQFGEDITVALDVTNVGNGVAMNSFATIKNAGDPNVFIKKGRFSLEELAPGETKTARFLLEVKKGYKGDTFPLKLAIIDEPLEEFVTEKLELPVRDTAALTLEPTKSMVKLSEKTELLSSPLPDAKPVGRVSSASVLPVVAVGKGFYKVTVGEDRFAFVRSSDAKEQKAAKAVLPKKVEWLTRMAPPGIHLDVDTSHGGVMATGDRYSLSGTVTDPDGILDVYVLVNDQKVYFKAVDPKGEEPRKLKFSTEFALKEGNNNVLVVAREDADFASRKTLVIRRRPAEVAQKLVGSSTGPQQKTP
- a CDS encoding glycerophosphodiester phosphodiesterase, producing the protein MLLLAHRGASADAPENTLEAFSEAVRQGADGVELDAQVCGSGEVVVCHDERLDRLAGLPWQVGTTAWWKLQRADVGTSLGFRPARIPLLEEVLDALPSHFLVNIELKCAQVRDGGLSRRVAELVTQKGLSERVVISSFNSMCLFRVAAVAPSLRRGLLIHPDRPWAPQAHLLSPLVSSHSVHPHHSACTPERMEEWLNAGLRVAAWTVDAPERARELEALGVSYLITNRPGALREALRSGRQDPD
- a CDS encoding class II glutamine amidotransferase yields the protein MPNLLATSFEGTLAPSLDLRCLAPGNKLPDGWGLGYYPGSEPSAQVLKEHAPPPGGSIHSELVKAWGHLESPLFLLHIRNAKWGAISDANTQPFCRSYGGRDWMFGHSGSLRRALPPPPEIHLAPVGSTDSELVFCRLLSWVQAAGWQRLGEVDLERLRDWLEEINSFGPLTLFFTDGQDLCVYADAQSATGAWLWRVKPPYDRLALGDDDVEMDLTKRGAKGHKGVIICTDPIESRTGMKADWTPVPPGALVVVRQGAVRAEVLPPNVPRGAGQDAVAAELEARARLRRPNVAKSRVMDVHHRTVYRYNRAVERSTHILRMTPAQDRLQSVLSHELTMSAGTLREEYEDVFGNRVRRAHVETPYTELVIEARSRVELKDTDPLGSHTPHIRTTFPLLWMPWQQVMLQPFLQPPALPDTELEELLEYAMSFARRNDFDLLDTLLDLNFTLFKEYRYAQGVTTVHTTPFQVYAARHGVCQDFTNLFVCLARLLGVPARYTCGYIYTGPKHANTQQAEASHAWVQAYLPERGWKGFDPTNGVITQTDHVRLAVGRSYSDAAPTSGTIYVGGGMERLEALVRCEPVEEPSR
- a CDS encoding twin-arginine translocase TatA/TatE family subunit; the encoded protein is MCGLGLGEMIVIGFILVVVFSASRMGQLGNAVGKFVYSFKKASKGEDFVDAKPLPPGARRGTTDAEYTDPTKKS